The following proteins come from a genomic window of Gimesia chilikensis:
- a CDS encoding methyltransferase produces the protein MSRRSKKKQRSQKMQPPPEQLLLDFLEADWQPARALCFQTNLQPFTIELLQRPGLETQLDCFSFNKSVSTQIAEQVSELKSDETITISAGFQSLCDSELPETDYDAVLLPLSQQFSDEYVRDLTLSAVRSLGQGGTLTIASPRDKDYEYHKFLQSLFSKVTRVVSDAGIVYQGKKQQDAPEKKTFEDETAIREGERLLYAYTLPGVFSHRRPNQSARTLIKLMELTDESRILNYDCGSGIVAFAAAARCPNADIHAVDTNARAILCAEQGIAKNELTTVRTELITGEADIPEEAYDYLLTNKSYFTSEEQGEQFLQLCLRSLKPGGLLQFSTKQYQWYAHRLLDLFTDVAIDGAVHHFMLAARKPE, from the coding sequence ATGTCGCGACGTTCGAAAAAGAAACAACGCTCACAGAAAATGCAGCCGCCCCCCGAACAACTGCTCCTCGATTTCCTCGAAGCAGACTGGCAGCCGGCGCGGGCACTCTGTTTTCAAACCAACCTGCAGCCGTTCACGATCGAACTCCTGCAGCGTCCCGGCCTGGAAACGCAGCTCGACTGTTTCAGCTTTAACAAATCGGTCAGCACGCAGATTGCAGAACAGGTTTCGGAACTCAAGTCCGACGAGACCATCACCATCAGTGCCGGATTTCAATCCCTCTGCGACAGCGAGTTACCAGAAACCGATTACGATGCCGTCCTGCTGCCACTCTCGCAACAGTTTTCCGATGAATACGTTCGCGATCTGACACTCTCAGCCGTCCGCAGCCTGGGGCAGGGGGGCACGCTGACCATCGCTTCGCCGCGCGACAAAGATTACGAATACCACAAGTTCCTGCAGTCGCTCTTTTCCAAAGTCACCCGCGTCGTCTCGGACGCAGGTATTGTTTACCAGGGCAAGAAACAGCAGGACGCGCCGGAGAAGAAAACATTCGAGGATGAAACAGCCATCCGTGAAGGCGAGCGACTGCTTTACGCATACACGCTGCCCGGCGTCTTCAGTCATCGACGTCCCAACCAGAGCGCCCGTACGCTGATCAAACTGATGGAACTCACCGATGAATCCCGGATTTTGAATTACGACTGCGGTTCAGGCATCGTTGCTTTCGCCGCTGCCGCCCGATGTCCTAATGCCGATATCCACGCCGTAGACACCAACGCCCGCGCCATCCTCTGTGCAGAGCAGGGGATCGCGAAGAACGAACTCACCACGGTGCGTACGGAACTTATCACCGGGGAAGCAGACATCCCCGAAGAAGCCTACGACTACCTGCTCACGAATAAATCCTATTTCACCAGCGAAGAGCAGGGGGAACAGTTTCTGCAACTCTGCCTGCGGTCGCTCAAACCGGGCGGACTCCTGCAGTTCTCGACCAAGCAGTATCAATGGTACGCCCATCGTCTGCTGGACCTCTTCACGGATGTCGCCATCGATGGGGCAGTACACCACTTCATGCTTGCCGCTCGCAAGCCGGAATAA
- a CDS encoding YiiX/YebB-like N1pC/P60 family cysteine hydrolase yields MSLFLSIAVLASTPQDTQRNEQPVEAARPQMTMNFKTFDQLADSLSTRVETGTLLFSKGDCLAVRIFTQSPYTHVAMIVMRNGEPVVYDSMNGAGARCLTLKNYLNTQRPASIHVFHPRSAFTAEMTEEYERLLDQKLGTPYSIRHHLTGKRANGIHCAEYAMDALSACHLMQAKSPPKVSPASLLKGIVQAKRYVPAVTFELEKPPAIVEKPRNWCHQIWIDTKNCTSACCVKLRGWVLCQ; encoded by the coding sequence ATGTCATTATTCCTGTCAATTGCTGTCCTCGCTTCCACGCCACAGGATACTCAAAGGAATGAACAGCCAGTCGAGGCTGCAAGACCACAGATGACGATGAATTTTAAGACCTTCGACCAACTGGCCGATTCACTTTCCACACGCGTTGAGACAGGCACACTGCTGTTCAGTAAAGGGGACTGTCTCGCCGTTCGCATCTTCACCCAGAGCCCTTACACGCATGTCGCCATGATCGTCATGCGAAACGGGGAACCGGTGGTCTATGACAGCATGAACGGGGCAGGGGCCCGCTGTCTGACGCTGAAAAACTACCTGAATACACAGCGTCCCGCTTCGATCCATGTCTTTCACCCACGGTCCGCTTTCACTGCAGAGATGACCGAGGAATACGAACGACTGCTCGATCAGAAACTGGGCACACCCTATTCCATCAGGCATCACCTCACGGGCAAACGCGCGAATGGAATTCACTGTGCGGAATACGCCATGGACGCCCTCTCTGCCTGTCACCTGATGCAGGCCAAATCGCCCCCCAAGGTGTCCCCGGCTTCGCTGCTGAAGGGGATCGTCCAGGCAAAACGCTACGTACCCGCGGTTACCTTCGAACTGGAAAAGCCACCTGCGATCGTCGAAAAGCCGCGCAACTGGTGTCACCAGATCTGGATCGACACCAAAAACTGCACCTCGGCCTGCTGTGTGAAACTGCGTGGCTGGGTTCTCTGTCAGTAA